Proteins encoded in a region of the Geobacillus genomosp. 3 genome:
- a CDS encoding ABC transporter ATP-binding protein, translating to MEKILQVNDLHISFDIHAGEVQAVRGVTFDLYKGETLAIVGESGSGKSVTSKALMRLLPTPPSRIKQGEILFEGKDLTKLPENEMQSIRGAKISMIFQDPMTSLNPTMTIGKQITEAILKHQKLSKDEARKRAIELLQLVGIKNAELRMKQYPHQFSGGMRQRVVIAIALACNPKILIADEPTTALDVTIQAQILELMKDIQKKLGMSIIFITHDLGVVANMADRVAVMYAGKIVEIGTVDEIFYNPKHPYTWGLLASMPSLDHKDTELYSIPGSPPDLLNPPKGDAFAPRNPYALKIDYELEPPMFQVSDTHYAATWLLHEMAPNVEPPAVVRERMKQFADIVARKGGKPRG from the coding sequence GTGGAAAAAATTTTACAGGTGAACGATTTGCACATCTCCTTTGATATTCATGCTGGTGAAGTGCAGGCAGTCCGCGGTGTCACCTTTGATTTGTATAAAGGGGAGACGCTGGCGATTGTCGGTGAGTCGGGCTCTGGGAAATCGGTGACGTCAAAAGCGCTTATGCGCCTGCTGCCGACACCGCCAAGCCGCATTAAACAAGGAGAAATTTTGTTTGAAGGAAAAGACTTGACGAAGTTGCCGGAAAACGAGATGCAGTCGATCCGCGGCGCGAAAATTTCGATGATTTTCCAAGATCCGATGACATCGCTCAACCCGACGATGACGATCGGGAAGCAAATTACGGAGGCGATCTTGAAACACCAAAAATTGTCGAAAGACGAGGCGCGCAAACGGGCGATTGAACTGTTGCAACTCGTCGGCATTAAAAATGCCGAGCTGCGCATGAAGCAATATCCGCATCAATTTTCCGGCGGGATGCGTCAGCGTGTTGTCATTGCGATTGCGTTGGCGTGCAACCCGAAAATTTTGATCGCCGACGAACCGACGACGGCACTTGATGTGACGATTCAGGCGCAAATTTTGGAGCTGATGAAAGACATTCAGAAAAAGCTAGGTATGTCGATTATTTTCATTACCCACGACTTAGGGGTTGTTGCCAACATGGCTGACCGGGTTGCGGTCATGTACGCCGGTAAAATCGTAGAGATCGGGACGGTCGATGAGATTTTTTACAACCCGAAACATCCGTACACATGGGGGCTGCTCGCCTCGATGCCGAGCCTTGACCATAAAGATACGGAACTGTATTCGATTCCGGGCTCGCCGCCGGATTTGCTAAATCCTCCAAAAGGCGATGCGTTTGCGCCGCGCAACCCGTATGCGTTAAAAATCGACTATGAGCTTGAGCCGCCAATGTTTCAAGTGTCGGATACGCATTATGCGGCGACATGGCTTTTGCACGAGATGGCGCCAAACGTGGAACCGCCGGCCGTTGTGCGCGAGCGGATG